ATGGCAGCAGGACAGTCCAGTGTTCCGTATAAAGGTCAGATTCCTCCGGGAGAATTATCCGACCTGGTGAATGGTTATCTGGATGTGGAGCTTTGGCGGAATACCAGTTGGTTAACCCGTCTGGAATTGGAAGAGCCACGCGTCGATGTTCGCAATCTGTCGGAGCGAACCCGTTTTATGAAGCGGTCGCTCGACATTGTTGTCTCTTTCACAATGCTGATTTTGTTGTCTCCACTGCTCTTGTTTCTGGTCGTGCTGGTCAAACTCACCTCGCCCGGCCCTGCAATTTTCAAGCAGACCCGTGTCGGTTTGAATTTACGAAACAAAGCGAAAAGTGATCGCCGTCAGGAACAGATTGATTTACTGGAACTCGATCTGAGTTCTGATCGTCGCGTTTCCGGTTCGGATCGGCGTGATGAAACTGGCTACGGAATGCCGTTTACGTTATATAAGTTTCGTACGATGACGGTAGACGCCGAGAAAAACGGTGCCCAGTTTGCGGTGCAAGGTGATCCGCGCGTGACCCGTCTGGGACGCTTCATGCGGAAGACACGGCTGGATGAACTGCCGCAGTTGTGGAATGTGCTTAAAGGGGAAATGACGTTAGTCGGCCCTCGTCCCGAGCGCCCGGAGTTCATTGAAGGATTGAGCAAAGAGATTCCCAACTACATCAATCGACTGGGGTTGAAGCCCGGTCTGACCGGCGTGGCGCAAATCGTGAATGGATACGATAACAACATTGAAGGCTTTCGCAGAAAAGTCTCGCTCGATCTGATGTATTTGCAGAACTGCTGTTTCTGGAATGACATGAAGATCCTGTTCCGAACGATCCGCGTGATCCTGACCGGCAGCGGCGCACTATAAATTTTGCGCAGGTGTGTCGTCAGCTTGAAGTGTGCCACTGATGCGATTCAGGAACCCGCCTATCTCTGGCCAGAAGAGAAACAGGAACGCGCCCAGTAGCATGCCGATCGTGTTTTGAATGGTTCTGTGCATCACCAGATGATAGGAAGTCAGTTGAAATCGATGTGATTCGATTGTTGTTTCCAGTGGGCCGAGGATGGAAAAGACGATCAGTCCCATAGTCATACCAGTGAGCGCGAGGCAGAACGACGTTTGCTGTTTCCAGCTTCCCACAATGGCCCCGAGCACCGCACCGCTATAATACAGAATATGGAACTGTGCCACCACGCCCTGATGAAGCACCATTCTGCCAGGAAGCGTCACAATTTTTTCTGAACTCATATGCAAGGCATACCACCAGCCCAGACCGGTGCCGATGAGTATGCAGAGATAGATCAAAGGTTTTGATTGGAACATTCATGTTCCTCTAATCAATTTTAAAGACAAAGAGTTGTGACCAGCATGCTGTAAAAGTCACTGTTCTAGATGGACTTCTGTTGGAGTAGAATCAATTACTTGGAAAAAACCTCTCAGAAACCAGAATAACCAACAGAAGGACATTACAAAAAAAAGATACCTAGCCTTCGTTCCATTGCTTTACTAGCTAAGAGATAGTCATCAAAGGTAAAAATCGGCTGATTCTTTTTGTAGATCGCTATCAATTGATGATCGGAATAAGAAAATCGAACCACATCTCCCAGTTGAACTTGCTTCATATTTTTTCTGAACATTGAATTAACGAATAAGAATAAAGTCTGGTCACCGTTTTTCAAAATGATATCATAATCTTCATGGTCCAGAGAACTTACGATTCCGTCATGTAACTTAGGGATTTCAATTTTTAAAATATTGGGAACAAAGAACTTTAATGATGCGAGCGTGAAAAGAGAAACAAAGAGAATAACTGATTGAATGAACGTCGATTTATTCGTGAAATTGATTCTACTGTTTTTAGCTTCTGATATTTCAGATTGTAGCTGAGGTCGTTTTTTTCTGGCAATTCGCGTTGCCTGAGAGAGAATATAAAGAATTGTTCCAATAGTAATTAATAGCAAAGTTTCTACTGGGACAGAAATTATTTCGCGTGAACCAAGCTCTAAAATTAATAATATGGCAAAGAGAAGGTTTGCTGATAAAAGCAGTGTATTGTCACTTCGTTTAGGGTCGTGTTTAGTTATTTGCTCTCCAAAGAAAACGAGCCATTTTGACTTGAGCATTTTAAACATAATAGAGATGAATCGCTCTCAGAGTTTTTCACTGATTGTACACAGTTGATGCCCCAGTGCGGATTATTTTTTTCTACCACCGTGCTTTATGCGAAGAATTAATAGTGGTCATCAATTCTGTTTGCTTGCTTTGCGTGTGCGTTCCTGATAATCTTGAAGGCGTGGAGAGCGAGCCAACGAGATGTTTATTTACGGCGTCGATGAGATTTGGCGCGAGGTTAATTGATGTTTGTCTGGCTCGGTAATTTAAGGCGTTTCAGGGCACGCAGGCTGATCAGCTTGCTGGTGCTCGTCTCTTTTTGCGCCTCGTTTGTTCCGCTGCCGGTTGCCTCCCGTTCCCCGGACAAAAAAGACCAGAGTGTTGCTTACCCCTGTCAGAATCGTCCCTGTGGTTGTCAGTCTGCCGAAGCGTGCTGGAAGGGCTGTTGTTGTTTTACCAACCGGGAAAAGGTGGCCTGGGCTGAAGCAAATGGTGTTACTCCGCCGACTTACGTCATCGCAGCCGCTGCCAGAGAATCGGCCGATTCCGTCTGTAAAGCAGGCGGCTGTTGCTCAAAAACCAAGTCGGCCAAGGCAAGCCAGCTCATTCCAACGGCTGCTAAAACAAAGAGTTGCTGTTCTTCTTCTCATTCACATTCGGCGAATGTGCCTACGGTCAAAGCGGCTGAGGAAGAGAGTGAGATACAGTTTGTGATCGGCGTCTTCGTGCAGAAATGTCAGGGGCAGGGATTGTTCTGGAACAGTCTGCCTTGGGCGATTCTGCCAGAAGTTCAGGCCGGCCTGGTTCACGCTGATCCTGTTGTCTGGTCGCTGCCTGTTTCGCTGACTGCTCC
This genomic interval from Gimesia alba contains the following:
- a CDS encoding sugar transferase; this encodes MSSMAAGQSSVPYKGQIPPGELSDLVNGYLDVELWRNTSWLTRLELEEPRVDVRNLSERTRFMKRSLDIVVSFTMLILLSPLLLFLVVLVKLTSPGPAIFKQTRVGLNLRNKAKSDRRQEQIDLLELDLSSDRRVSGSDRRDETGYGMPFTLYKFRTMTVDAEKNGAQFAVQGDPRVTRLGRFMRKTRLDELPQLWNVLKGEMTLVGPRPERPEFIEGLSKEIPNYINRLGLKPGLTGVAQIVNGYDNNIEGFRRKVSLDLMYLQNCCFWNDMKILFRTIRVILTGSGAL